The genomic interval CTGTATTTGTCTCTCAGGGGCCCTGCAGCTGAACATGTATGAGAAGAGCTGTGCCGTGCCCACCCAGTGTGGTGTGAGTGGACAGAAATACGCCTCAGGGATCTACTTCAACTACACCAACCTGTGCTGTGACACTGACCTGTGTAACGCTGCTGTGACCCCGGCCGTCCTCACATGGAGCTCCATCACTCTGTGTCTGATGCCAACACTCGTCCTCCTGCTGGGATGAAACCAGAGATCATACTGGAATACTGTCATGTTGTTTTAATAcagtttataacacatacacaaacattacAGCCTGGTTATTGTCAACCAATGTGCAGCAAAGGCATTAGACTTAGGGTCAATTTTAAAATCTTAATAGAggtaaaactatatatatatgtaaagtgtatataaaatacagtatataaaaacataataaatataatataatataaagataaatgataaaaaatctgattaaaTCAGAATGAAGAGAACATAAACAttgattttctttaaatttacaACAATTTCCACACTCTGCTCCGAATGTACAAACCTTCTGCTCAGAGGCCACATTGATACTCATAGACAATCAAGGATTGCATATATtgtcaaaaatgcaataaaacgaTATTTTTGATAAAGATTTACCGGTACTCAAATtactaaatatttttattttttcagcatcactAATTCGTAAtatcaaaaaagaaagaattctTTCAAATTTTGTTGAATTTCTTTAGTTTCACACTGTGCGCagactttggaaaaaaaacaaaagaaataaagttaGATAACTACAAAGcactgaatgtgttttttttttttttaatgctgtaatAACCTTAAAATCTATAACCTCTCTAACTCCTCTGTTTCCATGTTGGACGTTGTAGCC from Gouania willdenowi chromosome 11, fGouWil2.1, whole genome shotgun sequence carries:
- the LOC114472577 gene encoding prostate stem cell antigen-like is translated as MMTRSHLVPLLLCCLPLAASLRCYTCVFPAISPLDCLKFPVECPAGQRCMSSEATGKRGALQLNMYEKSCAVPTQCGVSGQKYASGIYFNYTNLCCDTDLCNAAVTPAVLTWSSITLCLMPTLVLLLG